From the Natrarchaeobaculum aegyptiacum genome, one window contains:
- a CDS encoding Cdc6/Cdc18 family protein — MIVDARVLREDFVPTEVVHRHDEVTHLSETLEPLLYGERAEPAFLFGPTGVGKTCIARYTLEQLREEDPEIRTAYVNCWQEYTRFRVLYAILEAIDRTADLHRSTPKDELFGRLEAADEGPIVVILDEVDQLEETDVLYDLYRLRHVSLVMIANREDELFARLDDRIRSRLHASTRVRFDRYRTTELAAILQRRAEKALEPGAVSDAQFRTIADAASGDARVGIGILRSAARRAERRGTDQFTDDVIEASIPDAQTAIRRKTLEGLIEHQRILYEVIADAGEIEPTDLYDAYERRVTKPKTERTLRNYLTKMVHYDLIEAVGKRRGRSYRVVDEEVQTSEEDGAVGESER, encoded by the coding sequence GTGATCGTCGACGCCCGTGTCCTGCGCGAGGACTTCGTCCCGACCGAGGTGGTCCATCGTCACGACGAGGTGACCCACCTCTCGGAGACCCTCGAGCCGCTGCTCTACGGCGAACGAGCCGAGCCCGCGTTTCTCTTCGGTCCGACGGGAGTCGGCAAGACCTGTATCGCCCGCTACACGCTCGAGCAGCTCCGGGAGGAAGACCCCGAAATCAGGACCGCCTACGTCAACTGCTGGCAGGAGTACACCCGGTTTCGGGTACTCTACGCGATCCTCGAGGCGATCGACCGGACGGCGGACCTCCACCGATCGACGCCGAAAGACGAACTGTTCGGTCGGCTCGAGGCGGCCGACGAGGGACCGATCGTCGTCATCTTAGACGAGGTCGACCAGCTCGAGGAGACGGACGTGCTCTACGACCTCTACCGGCTTCGTCACGTTTCGCTGGTCATGATCGCCAACCGCGAGGACGAACTGTTTGCGCGACTCGACGACCGGATTCGCTCGCGCCTGCACGCGAGCACCCGGGTTCGGTTCGACCGATATCGAACGACTGAACTCGCGGCGATCCTCCAGCGGCGGGCCGAGAAAGCTCTCGAGCCGGGAGCCGTCTCCGATGCCCAGTTCCGGACGATTGCGGACGCAGCCTCGGGTGACGCGCGCGTTGGGATCGGCATCCTGCGGTCTGCAGCGCGGCGAGCGGAGCGACGGGGAACGGACCAGTTCACCGACGACGTGATCGAGGCGTCGATTCCGGACGCTCAGACGGCGATCCGTCGGAAGACCCTCGAGGGGCTGATCGAGCACCAGCGGATACTGTACGAGGTAATCGCTGACGCCGGCGAGATCGAGCCAACCGACCTCTACGACGCCTACGAGCGCCGGGTCACGAAGCCAAAAACCGAGCGGACGCTCCGGAACTACCTGACGAAGATGGTCCACTACGACCTGATCGAGGCAGTGGGCAAGCGCCGAGGTCGGTCCTATCGAGTGGTCGACGAGGAGGTCCAGACGAGCGAGGAAGACGGCGCGGTCGGCGAGAGCGAGCGATAG
- a CDS encoding type B DNA-directed DNA polymerase, producing the protein MNGGDDGRKSIPNPNAAENADLTPGPYTLEFEDDRVREWYLTDVGVDSRLVTDYAPSVFVAGPEAALEDLRTRLEVDPKVVETGFERWAADLHEAHVGERSRLLRADCERVGEVRTLAREIRGVHERETFAPGTFRLFDVDLAPGFRYCLDRGLDPTPARELRTLEIGLEEPALSNGDVSALTIDGEPALERRRGHTSATSGAGERDDVAALESLQTTLERRDPDVLVVGHADLIPLLDGRASELELEGFRLGRLPGVTQLAGENTFESYGRVGHSPARYRVPGRAIVDTANSFLWHQSGLGGIEYMVERTGRPLQEAAWGSIGTLLTSRQIRLARREWGVLAPWNKWEPERFTDVRTLHAADRGGFAFSPQVGFHEDVHEIDFGSLYPRIICQHNVSPETVDCRPLEGDDSVAGDDAGGDDHETIRETVPDLGYRICDQSGFLPEVLEPLLADRARCKRRLAADPPEDVAARLRAESGAIKWVLVSCFGYQGYRNAKYGRIECHEAINAYAREIALEAKRRLEDAGWRIVHGLVDSFWVTPREDVDEPEPLSTVVDEISQAVGIPLEHDGRYEWCSFVPLSDSVGRDREGVGSEPDTEPDPGTAGALTKYVGKRTDGTYKFRGIACRRRSTPAFVADCQRAFVETLDRERDPEAVCDVLERRLATLRRGAVDPETLVISTRATRRLADYRSRTRTVAALERYAAQGIDRYPGQSVRYVVTDDDARGRERVRLEFEEPTEYDAAFYATLLIRACEEVISPLGWDRARIRRSLRDGRTVRLSTFLE; encoded by the coding sequence GTGAACGGGGGTGACGACGGTCGGAAATCGATCCCGAATCCGAACGCAGCCGAGAACGCCGACCTGACGCCCGGCCCCTACACTCTCGAGTTCGAGGACGACCGCGTCCGGGAGTGGTACCTGACCGACGTGGGAGTCGACTCCCGGCTGGTGACCGACTACGCGCCGTCGGTGTTCGTCGCCGGTCCGGAGGCGGCGCTCGAAGACCTGCGAACGCGGCTCGAGGTCGATCCCAAGGTGGTCGAAACCGGATTCGAGCGGTGGGCGGCGGATCTCCACGAGGCTCACGTCGGCGAGCGGAGTCGCCTCCTCCGGGCCGACTGCGAGCGCGTCGGCGAGGTCCGGACGCTGGCCCGCGAGATTCGCGGGGTTCACGAGCGTGAGACGTTCGCACCCGGGACGTTCCGGCTGTTCGACGTCGACCTCGCGCCGGGCTTTCGGTACTGTCTCGACCGGGGACTCGATCCGACGCCGGCCCGCGAACTTCGGACGCTCGAAATTGGCCTCGAGGAGCCAGCGCTGTCGAACGGGGACGTCTCGGCGCTGACGATCGATGGTGAGCCAGCGCTCGAGCGTCGGCGTGGGCACACCAGTGCCACCAGTGGAGCGGGAGAGCGTGACGACGTGGCCGCCCTCGAGTCCCTCCAGACTACCCTCGAGCGCCGGGATCCGGACGTGCTCGTGGTGGGCCACGCCGATCTGATTCCGTTGCTCGACGGCCGGGCGTCGGAACTGGAACTCGAGGGGTTTCGGCTGGGTCGCTTGCCGGGGGTTACGCAACTGGCGGGCGAGAACACGTTCGAGAGCTACGGGCGGGTGGGCCACTCGCCGGCCCGCTATCGGGTGCCGGGACGGGCAATCGTCGACACTGCGAACAGCTTCCTCTGGCACCAGTCGGGCCTCGGCGGGATCGAGTACATGGTCGAACGGACGGGTCGGCCCCTGCAGGAGGCCGCGTGGGGGAGCATCGGCACGCTGCTGACCTCCCGACAGATCCGGCTGGCCCGCCGGGAGTGGGGCGTCCTCGCCCCGTGGAACAAGTGGGAACCCGAGCGGTTCACCGACGTCCGGACGCTCCACGCGGCCGACCGTGGCGGGTTTGCGTTCTCGCCACAGGTCGGATTCCACGAGGACGTCCACGAGATCGACTTCGGCTCGCTGTACCCGCGGATCATCTGCCAGCACAACGTCAGCCCGGAGACGGTCGACTGTCGCCCGCTCGAGGGCGACGATAGTGTTGCCGGCGATGATGCTGGCGGCGACGATCACGAGACCATCCGCGAGACGGTCCCCGACCTCGGCTACCGCATCTGCGACCAGTCCGGGTTCCTCCCCGAGGTGCTCGAGCCGTTACTCGCCGACCGGGCGCGGTGCAAGCGGCGGCTCGCTGCCGATCCACCCGAAGACGTAGCGGCCCGCCTGCGCGCGGAGTCGGGCGCGATCAAGTGGGTGCTCGTCTCCTGTTTCGGCTACCAGGGCTATCGAAACGCCAAGTACGGCCGAATCGAGTGCCACGAGGCGATCAACGCCTACGCGCGCGAGATCGCCCTCGAGGCCAAGCGCCGACTCGAGGATGCCGGCTGGCGGATCGTCCACGGTCTCGTCGACAGCTTCTGGGTGACTCCGCGTGAGGACGTGGACGAACCGGAGCCGCTGTCGACCGTCGTCGACGAGATTTCGCAGGCGGTGGGCATCCCGCTCGAGCACGACGGGCGCTACGAGTGGTGTAGCTTCGTCCCGCTGTCGGATTCGGTGGGTCGTGACCGCGAGGGCGTCGGTTCGGAGCCGGACACGGAACCGGACCCCGGAACGGCGGGCGCGCTCACGAAGTACGTCGGCAAGCGGACCGACGGCACGTACAAGTTCCGTGGAATCGCCTGTCGCCGCCGGAGTACACCCGCGTTCGTCGCCGACTGCCAGCGCGCGTTCGTCGAGACGCTCGACCGCGAGCGCGATCCCGAAGCCGTCTGTGACGTCCTCGAGCGGCGACTCGCGACGCTTCGGCGCGGCGCAGTCGACCCCGAGACGCTCGTGATCAGCACCCGCGCTACCAGACGGCTCGCAGACTACCGGAGCCGAACCCGGACGGTCGCCGCCCTCGAGCGCTACGCGGCTCAGGGGATCGATCGGTATCCCGGCCAGTCGGTCCGGTACGTCGTGACCGACGACGACGCTCGCGGGCGAGAACGGGTCAGGCTCGAGTTCGAGGAGCCGACGGAGTACGACGCAGCGTTCTACGCGACGCTGTTGATCCGGGCCTGTGAGGAGGTCATCTCGCCGCTGGGATGGGATCGCGCCCGAATCCGGCGATCCCTGCGCGACGGCCGGACGGTTCGGCTATCGACGTTTCTCGAGTGA